A genome region from Natronosalvus rutilus includes the following:
- a CDS encoding aminopeptidase — protein MDPRIVEHARIIVDHSIAVKPGDEVLIKAPSEAEDLAVALNELLGDRGARPIYIGPSSRAQRAFMRAMDPDDYDGPPATYMALAENVDASIAIRAASNTNETSDIPPEKTTAYSALMKPFQEKMADKRWVATQHPAPGNAQDAEMSTAAYADFVYEAVNKDWEDQRAFQENLVALLEEGREIRIRSGDATDITMSIDGMVPVNDYGEKNLPGGEVFTAPNPDSVEGEVLFDKPLMAYGREVTDVQLVFSKGEVVDYRAGKNQDVLEAVLETDDGARRLGELGFGMNRDIDQFTHNMLFDEKMGDTVHMALGHAIDESIGLDRTGNESAIHMDMIVDMSEDSVIEIDGERIQRNGTFVFEDGF, from the coding sequence ATGGACCCACGAATTGTGGAACACGCACGTATCATCGTCGACCACTCAATCGCTGTGAAGCCAGGAGACGAGGTTCTGATTAAGGCTCCGTCTGAAGCTGAAGATCTGGCTGTCGCGCTGAACGAACTTCTCGGAGATCGCGGTGCGCGACCGATCTACATCGGGCCGAGTAGCCGGGCCCAACGTGCATTTATGCGAGCGATGGATCCCGACGACTACGACGGGCCGCCAGCAACGTACATGGCCCTCGCCGAAAACGTCGACGCCTCGATTGCAATCCGTGCGGCGTCGAACACGAACGAAACCAGCGACATCCCCCCAGAGAAGACCACCGCCTATTCAGCGTTGATGAAGCCGTTCCAGGAAAAAATGGCGGACAAGCGGTGGGTTGCGACCCAGCACCCCGCACCGGGGAACGCACAGGACGCCGAGATGAGTACGGCGGCTTACGCTGACTTCGTTTACGAAGCTGTCAATAAGGACTGGGAAGATCAGCGCGCGTTCCAAGAGAATCTGGTAGCGTTGCTCGAGGAGGGACGCGAGATACGAATTCGCTCTGGTGACGCGACAGACATCACCATGTCGATCGACGGTATGGTGCCGGTCAACGACTACGGTGAGAAGAACCTCCCTGGCGGTGAGGTCTTCACGGCGCCAAACCCGGACTCGGTCGAGGGCGAAGTGTTGTTCGACAAACCGCTGATGGCCTACGGGCGCGAAGTCACGGACGTCCAGCTCGTCTTTTCGAAGGGCGAGGTAGTGGACTACCGCGCAGGAAAGAACCAGGACGTATTGGAAGCCGTTCTGGAGACCGACGACGGCGCTCGGCGACTCGGCGAACTCGGGTTCGGTATGAACCGCGACATCGATCAGTTCACCCACAACATGCTCTTTGACGAGAAGATGGGGGATACCGTCCACATGGCACTAGGTCATGCCATTGACGAGAGCATTGGCCTGGACCGTACAGGCAACGAGTCGGCCATCCACATGGACATGATCGTCGACATGAGCGAGGACTCGGTCATCGAGATTGATGGTGAACGGATACAGCGGAATGGAACGTTTGTGTTCGAGGACGGTTTCTAG
- a CDS encoding DUF7351 domain-containing protein — MNDDEAVSVEHRPPEEVFELLSNDLRVEIVQVLGEAGEALTFSALRTAVSERDSGKFNYHLQKLVGHFVTQDEDGYRLSFAGEQVYGAILSGSYTANASIPPFEFDGPCPMCGHAILVAEYGNETALLYCPECDEWRNEFSFPPGTLDQFARQELPFAFDRWMRATVMKFLQGFCENCGGRVDATLERASSANSRPVRAVFECGRCDDELRASPALPVLYHPVTISFFERYGVNVLHDPSWRYYGEDDDMLVEILDDDPLRARVSVTVDETELVATVDHDVTIVDVAISGDD; from the coding sequence ATGAACGACGACGAAGCAGTATCGGTCGAACACCGGCCGCCAGAGGAGGTGTTCGAACTGCTCTCGAACGACCTCCGCGTGGAGATCGTTCAGGTACTCGGGGAGGCCGGAGAGGCGCTAACGTTTTCCGCCCTTCGAACAGCAGTGAGCGAACGGGACTCCGGGAAGTTCAACTATCACCTCCAGAAACTCGTCGGCCACTTCGTGACCCAGGACGAAGACGGCTACCGACTCTCGTTCGCCGGTGAACAGGTGTACGGTGCCATCCTCTCGGGGTCGTACACAGCAAACGCATCGATTCCCCCGTTCGAGTTCGACGGACCGTGCCCGATGTGCGGTCACGCCATCCTCGTCGCAGAGTACGGGAACGAGACGGCGCTGCTCTACTGTCCGGAGTGCGACGAGTGGCGCAACGAATTCTCGTTTCCGCCTGGCACGCTCGACCAGTTCGCCCGTCAGGAGCTCCCGTTTGCCTTCGATCGCTGGATGCGAGCGACGGTGATGAAATTCCTTCAGGGCTTCTGTGAGAACTGCGGCGGTCGAGTCGATGCCACACTCGAGCGGGCTTCGTCGGCCAATTCGAGGCCCGTTAGAGCGGTATTCGAGTGCGGACGTTGCGACGATGAATTACGGGCCTCGCCCGCACTCCCGGTACTGTACCACCCCGTTACCATCTCGTTCTTCGAACGATACGGCGTCAACGTGCTGCACGACCCCTCCTGGCGATACTACGGAGAGGACGACGACATGTTGGTCGAGATACTGGACGACGATCCGTTGAGAGCCCGCGTGTCCGTGACGGTTGACGAAACCGAACTCGTCGCCACGGTAGACCACGACGTCACGATCGTGGATGTGGCCATCAGCGGCGACGACTAG
- a CDS encoding glucoamylase family protein encodes MAEKSFSSRRTVLGSIGSLGIGLTGFSGSTLASNGEDDESLGDDFETTLHEIAADTWSFFDAFATKETGLVPDRVDAEGEAYEPADHTSPANIGVQLLSTVAASNLDILEASEAHNRIETILDTIEDLETWNGHLYRWYDVHAGSIEDEFGGWWEISTIDNGWYTAGLVTAAGAFPALQSRIDALLSAQNYEILYDSEVYNPFADDFSFGHLLGGYDARNDESLGFHYGTFNSETRISSYVAIGKGDVPGSHWWDPFRTFPPEWGQNKDPEGEFRTYEGERVWEGHYEHDGTKYVPSWGGSMFESLMPSLVLPELEVGGRALGENNARQVQLQIDHAEEQGYDAWGFSPCAVPDSYAEFAVDYAGIYGYNRDDFATPHATFLGLEYADRSAVESSLEAYTDRGLYTKYGFFDSMSVVDDTVTESYLLLDQAISLVAIANYLTDGSVRHDFRRHSIGEEPTDLLAKERFTI; translated from the coding sequence ATGGCAGAGAAATCCTTCTCATCACGACGCACCGTACTCGGATCGATCGGTAGTCTGGGGATTGGTCTCACTGGCTTCTCAGGTTCGACACTGGCGAGCAACGGAGAAGACGACGAGAGCCTTGGTGACGACTTCGAGACGACTCTACACGAGATCGCGGCGGATACGTGGTCGTTCTTCGATGCGTTCGCGACGAAAGAGACCGGTCTCGTGCCCGATCGCGTGGATGCCGAAGGCGAGGCGTACGAACCGGCCGACCACACGTCGCCCGCGAACATCGGCGTACAGCTCCTGAGCACCGTCGCTGCGAGCAACCTCGATATTCTGGAAGCGTCGGAGGCGCACAACCGCATCGAGACGATTCTCGATACGATCGAGGATCTCGAAACCTGGAATGGGCACCTCTACCGCTGGTACGACGTCCACGCCGGTTCGATCGAGGACGAATTCGGCGGCTGGTGGGAAATCTCTACGATCGACAACGGCTGGTATACCGCAGGCCTAGTCACAGCTGCCGGTGCGTTTCCGGCGCTTCAGAGTCGAATCGACGCATTGCTGTCCGCTCAGAATTACGAAATCCTCTACGATTCCGAGGTGTACAATCCCTTCGCAGACGATTTCTCGTTCGGCCACCTACTGGGTGGATACGACGCACGGAACGACGAATCGCTCGGGTTCCATTACGGGACGTTCAACAGCGAAACGCGAATCTCGAGTTACGTAGCCATCGGAAAGGGGGACGTTCCGGGCTCTCACTGGTGGGATCCGTTCCGGACGTTCCCGCCCGAGTGGGGTCAAAACAAAGATCCCGAAGGAGAGTTCCGAACCTACGAGGGTGAGCGCGTCTGGGAAGGTCACTACGAACACGATGGTACCAAATACGTCCCGTCGTGGGGAGGAAGCATGTTCGAATCGCTCATGCCCTCGCTCGTCCTCCCCGAACTGGAGGTCGGCGGCCGAGCGCTCGGCGAGAACAACGCTCGACAGGTGCAGCTACAGATCGACCACGCCGAGGAGCAAGGCTACGACGCGTGGGGCTTCTCGCCGTGTGCGGTCCCTGATAGCTACGCGGAATTCGCCGTCGACTATGCAGGTATCTACGGCTACAACCGTGACGACTTCGCGACCCCACACGCCACGTTCCTCGGACTGGAGTACGCTGATCGGTCGGCCGTCGAATCGTCGCTTGAGGCGTATACCGACCGCGGCCTCTACACGAAGTACGGCTTCTTCGACTCGATGAGCGTCGTAGACGACACGGTGACCGAATCGTACCTCCTGCTCGACCAGGCCATTTCGCTCGTCGCGATTGCGAACTACCTGACCGACGGAAGCGTCCGCCACGACTTTCGTCGCCACTCTATCGGAGAAGAGCCCACCGACCTGCTGGCTAAGGAACGCTTCACTATCTGA
- the bglX gene encoding beta-glucosidase BglX, with amino-acid sequence METNTLETPYEDEIESLIEQMTVTEKVGQLNQLCGSEQTGPAVDDVDLEAEIRNGNAGSLLNVTGLETKRRYQRLAVEESRLGIPLLFGFDVVHGHKTIFPIPLAEAASWNREAVRESGAVAAAEAAADGIHWTFAPPVDVTRDARWGRVMETSGEDPYLASELGAEKVRGFQGEDLSRPDTVLACAKHYLAYGEVEAGREYNTVDISGSTLREVHLPPFQAAVDAGVRTVMNAFTDVNGVPATGNERIISEILKGELGFGGFMVSDWNSFRELIYHGVAADEREAAELAFTAGSDVDMVGHVYTAALADLVNEGRVSETRLDDAVRRVLRAKFELGLFEDPYRYIDRDRRNTTVLADEHQETARDVARESIVLLKNDGDVLPFEDIEELAVIGGLADSHDDVLGNWRSRGEPEHAVSVLDGVRSAADSSTTVTYARGCDRSGETSPDLRREAVDTAARADASIVVVGEQWQQSGECSSRTRIDLPGQQQELLEAVLDTGTPVVAVLMNGRPLAIPWVAENVPAILETWFLGTQAGNAVADVLFGAYTPSGKLPISFPRHVGQVPIHYDHFPTGRPKEHAEPGWSSSYIDEQNEPLYSFGHGLSYTTFEYSDLELSDSAIGMDERLTVTATIKNTGDVAGEEIVQLYVHDEVGSRTRPVKELKGFHRVELAPGETRPVQFTLDQDDLAFWTLDEEMAAEPGTFDVMIGRSADDVRLADSFELRET; translated from the coding sequence ATGGAAACGAACACGCTGGAGACTCCCTACGAAGACGAGATCGAGTCGCTTATCGAACAGATGACCGTCACCGAAAAAGTCGGTCAGTTAAATCAACTCTGCGGTTCGGAACAGACGGGGCCAGCAGTCGACGACGTTGATCTCGAGGCCGAGATTCGAAACGGAAACGCCGGGTCGTTGCTCAACGTGACCGGCCTCGAAACGAAGCGACGGTACCAGCGCCTCGCCGTCGAGGAATCGCGTCTGGGTATCCCACTGTTGTTCGGCTTCGACGTCGTTCACGGTCACAAGACGATCTTCCCGATTCCGCTGGCGGAAGCAGCCTCGTGGAATCGGGAAGCGGTCCGCGAATCCGGCGCTGTCGCCGCTGCCGAAGCGGCGGCCGACGGTATCCACTGGACGTTCGCGCCCCCCGTCGACGTGACGAGAGACGCCCGTTGGGGCCGCGTCATGGAGACGAGCGGCGAGGATCCGTACCTGGCGAGCGAGTTGGGAGCCGAGAAGGTCCGCGGCTTCCAGGGTGAAGACCTGAGCCGCCCGGATACCGTCCTCGCCTGCGCAAAGCACTACCTGGCGTACGGTGAAGTAGAGGCTGGACGGGAGTACAATACTGTCGATATATCCGGATCAACGCTCCGCGAGGTCCACTTGCCGCCATTTCAGGCGGCCGTTGACGCCGGCGTCAGGACAGTGATGAACGCATTTACCGACGTAAATGGAGTGCCCGCTACTGGAAACGAGCGGATCATCTCCGAGATTCTCAAAGGTGAACTGGGCTTCGGCGGGTTCATGGTTTCTGACTGGAACTCGTTTCGCGAACTCATCTACCACGGCGTCGCGGCTGACGAACGCGAGGCTGCCGAACTCGCGTTCACTGCTGGGTCCGACGTGGACATGGTTGGACACGTGTATACCGCAGCACTCGCCGATCTCGTCAACGAAGGCCGAGTGTCGGAGACTCGCCTCGACGACGCAGTCCGACGCGTCCTCCGAGCGAAGTTCGAACTCGGACTCTTCGAAGATCCGTACCGGTACATCGATCGGGACCGGCGAAACACCACGGTCCTCGCTGACGAACACCAGGAGACCGCCCGGGACGTGGCACGAGAATCGATCGTCCTGTTGAAAAATGACGGCGACGTCTTGCCGTTCGAGGATATCGAGGAACTGGCGGTAATCGGCGGACTCGCCGATAGTCACGACGACGTGCTCGGCAACTGGCGCTCCCGAGGTGAACCCGAGCACGCAGTGTCCGTTCTCGACGGCGTTCGTTCGGCCGCTGATTCGTCGACGACGGTCACCTATGCGCGGGGCTGTGACCGATCGGGCGAAACGAGCCCTGACCTCCGACGTGAGGCCGTCGACACCGCTGCACGAGCCGACGCTTCGATCGTCGTGGTCGGCGAACAGTGGCAGCAGTCCGGCGAGTGCTCGAGTCGGACGCGAATCGACTTACCGGGCCAACAGCAGGAGTTGCTCGAAGCCGTACTCGATACCGGGACCCCGGTCGTCGCGGTATTGATGAACGGACGGCCGCTCGCGATCCCGTGGGTCGCCGAAAACGTTCCGGCGATCCTCGAGACGTGGTTCCTCGGAACCCAGGCTGGAAACGCGGTTGCGGACGTCCTCTTCGGAGCATACACCCCATCTGGAAAGTTGCCGATCAGCTTCCCCCGTCACGTCGGCCAGGTCCCTATCCACTACGACCATTTCCCGACTGGCCGTCCAAAGGAACACGCCGAACCGGGCTGGTCGTCGTCGTATATCGACGAACAGAACGAACCGTTGTACTCGTTCGGCCACGGCCTCAGTTACACGACGTTCGAATATTCGGACCTGGAGTTGAGCGATTCTGCGATCGGAATGGATGAACGGTTGACGGTGACCGCGACAATCAAGAATACCGGTGACGTGGCCGGGGAAGAGATCGTCCAACTGTACGTCCACGACGAGGTCGGAAGCCGAACCCGGCCAGTGAAGGAGTTAAAGGGCTTTCACAGGGTCGAGCTAGCGCCGGGAGAAACTCGCCCCGTTCAGTTTACGCTCGATCAGGACGACCTTGCGTTCTGGACGCTCGACGAGGAGATGGCTGCGGAACCGGGTACGTTCGACGTGATGATCGGCCGATCGGCCGACGACGTTCGCCTGGCAGATTCGTTCGAGCTTCGAGAAACCTAG
- a CDS encoding ABC transporter ATP-binding protein, producing MSHDSPVVSLSDVDVHFESTDGVNPFAKSQTVRAVDDIDLDIGENDIVAIVGESGSGKTTLGKTAVGLQKPTSGSVSYRGQDIWEAKRRFSNPSIPYAEIRRSMQIIHQDPGSSLNPHKTVLSSLEQPLKRWYDDLGPEDREARVLAMLERVGMSPPNDYAHRYPHQLSGGEKQRVALVRALLMNPDIILADEAVSALDVSLRVEMMDLMLALQDAFDTSFLFISHDLSNARYLAEHGDGRIGVMYLGELVELGPAEEVLQNPQHPYTKVLKWATPSLGIGGASEPPIREVDIPDPVNPPSGCRFHTRCPNATEFCKRKRPSPLTVDNDTSDHRVSCYRVDDKSDYWESTPLEDATFDQGNI from the coding sequence ATGAGCCACGACTCCCCCGTCGTGTCGCTCTCGGACGTCGACGTTCATTTCGAGAGCACGGACGGCGTGAATCCGTTCGCGAAATCGCAGACGGTGCGTGCCGTCGACGACATCGACCTCGACATCGGCGAAAACGACATCGTGGCTATCGTCGGCGAGTCGGGTAGCGGGAAGACGACCCTCGGCAAAACCGCCGTCGGACTCCAAAAGCCGACGTCCGGTAGCGTCAGTTACCGCGGGCAGGACATCTGGGAAGCAAAACGCCGGTTCTCGAATCCATCGATTCCGTACGCTGAGATTCGACGATCGATGCAAATCATCCATCAGGATCCAGGGTCGTCGTTAAACCCACACAAGACGGTCCTCTCATCGCTCGAGCAACCGCTGAAGCGATGGTACGATGATCTCGGCCCCGAAGACCGTGAAGCGCGCGTCCTCGCGATGCTCGAGCGGGTTGGAATGTCACCGCCGAACGATTACGCCCACCGCTATCCCCACCAGCTCAGCGGCGGAGAAAAACAGCGCGTTGCGCTCGTACGGGCGCTGTTGATGAACCCGGACATCATTCTCGCTGACGAAGCGGTGAGCGCGCTTGACGTCTCGCTGCGCGTCGAGATGATGGACCTCATGCTCGCACTGCAGGACGCGTTCGACACGTCGTTTCTGTTCATCAGTCACGACCTCTCGAACGCTCGCTACCTCGCAGAACACGGCGACGGTCGCATCGGTGTGATGTATCTCGGCGAACTCGTCGAGCTCGGGCCCGCAGAGGAAGTCTTACAAAACCCTCAGCACCCGTATACGAAGGTTCTGAAGTGGGCAACACCGTCGCTTGGAATCGGTGGGGCGTCTGAACCACCGATTCGAGAAGTCGACATCCCGGACCCGGTGAATCCGCCATCTGGATGCCGATTCCACACGCGGTGTCCGAACGCGACGGAATTCTGCAAGCGAAAGCGGCCTTCACCGCTGACGGTCGATAACGATACCAGCGACCATCGCGTCTCGTGCTATAGAGTCGACGACAAGAGCGACTACTGGGAAAGCACCCCGCTCGAAGACGCGACATTCGATCAGGGGAACATCTAA
- a CDS encoding ABC transporter ATP-binding protein: MSYERTTLRSDPDEDTILKIRDLSVSFEMDRGTSRVLNDVDLNVRRGEILGVVGESGSGKSMLASALLDAVVEPGITDGTITYNPTGDREIDILDMSDDELREFRWEEISMVFQGALSSFNPTQDIGEHFEETLEAHDYPLEPGMERAAELLEDLYLDPDRVFNSYPNELSGGMKQRALIGLSLVLEPEVLVMDEPTAALDLLMQRSIISLLAEIREKYDLTMIFITHDLPLVTKLADRIGVLYAFELAELAGTEEILKNPRHPYTRALLNATPNLDAPLEEMRPIPGSAPDPVNVPSGCPYHERCPMATAECEYDKPLMEHVSEDHEVACHHWTDVDEAVPLTTEVEQ; the protein is encoded by the coding sequence ATGAGCTACGAACGGACGACACTGCGTTCCGACCCCGACGAGGATACGATTCTGAAGATACGCGATCTGTCCGTGTCTTTCGAAATGGACCGCGGGACTTCGAGGGTCCTCAACGATGTCGACCTCAACGTTCGACGAGGCGAGATCCTCGGAGTCGTTGGCGAGTCCGGCTCTGGGAAATCCATGCTGGCGTCGGCGCTACTCGACGCAGTCGTGGAACCGGGGATCACGGACGGAACCATTACGTACAATCCAACGGGGGATAGAGAAATCGATATCCTCGACATGTCCGACGACGAACTCCGGGAGTTCCGATGGGAAGAAATTTCGATGGTATTCCAGGGAGCGTTGTCGTCGTTCAATCCGACGCAGGATATCGGCGAACACTTTGAGGAAACCCTCGAGGCACACGACTACCCCCTCGAACCGGGAATGGAACGCGCGGCCGAACTCCTCGAGGACCTCTATCTCGATCCTGACCGGGTCTTCAACAGTTATCCGAACGAACTCTCCGGCGGGATGAAACAGCGAGCACTCATCGGGTTGTCGCTCGTTCTCGAACCGGAGGTGCTGGTGATGGACGAACCGACTGCAGCGCTCGATTTGCTCATGCAGCGGTCGATCATCAGCCTGCTCGCGGAGATTCGCGAGAAGTACGACCTGACGATGATATTCATTACCCACGATCTCCCCCTCGTGACGAAACTCGCCGACCGAATCGGCGTTCTGTACGCGTTCGAGTTGGCGGAACTAGCTGGAACCGAGGAGATCCTGAAGAATCCCCGACACCCTTACACACGGGCGCTGTTGAACGCGACGCCAAATCTCGATGCGCCGCTCGAAGAGATGCGGCCGATACCAGGGTCGGCGCCGGATCCAGTCAACGTTCCATCGGGATGTCCCTATCACGAGCGTTGTCCGATGGCAACGGCAGAATGTGAATACGACAAACCACTCATGGAACATGTATCGGAGGACCACGAAGTCGCCTGCCACCACTGGACCGACGTCGATGAAGCCGTGCCATTGACCACGGAGGTCGAGCAATGA
- a CDS encoding ABC transporter permease produces the protein MSQKTNHDEIVDALDDEDSAFGAVADDTLSKRERYVRALDRNIVAPARIVWDDLRARVGLAIIGIYLFMGTVGPKLIDPPRTGDGPRLEGAFETWAHPLGTDSLGRDILASIVHATPNMLLMILAGGIFTTVMATVVGTTSGYLRGRVDQFIMMVTDVVMTIPGLPLVVILAAALSPENPIVIGVILTINAWAGLARSIRSQVLAVRENSYVEAAKAMGMPTRTVIRREILPNIMPYVLVNFVNASRNVIFASVGLYFIGVLPYDTIVNWGVMIDLAYQGGALQTTAAAHWLLAPLITVMLLSFGLIMFAQGTDRMFNPRVRARHSSSGTAEEPDEETNSTPATGGALK, from the coding sequence ATGAGTCAAAAAACGAATCACGACGAGATAGTTGATGCACTCGACGACGAGGACTCAGCGTTCGGAGCGGTCGCGGACGACACTCTCTCGAAGCGCGAACGCTACGTGCGGGCGCTCGACAGAAACATCGTCGCGCCGGCACGGATCGTTTGGGACGACCTGCGTGCCCGTGTCGGGCTGGCGATCATCGGAATCTACCTGTTCATGGGCACCGTCGGACCGAAGCTCATTGATCCGCCGCGAACTGGCGACGGTCCCCGGCTCGAAGGCGCGTTCGAAACGTGGGCTCACCCGCTGGGAACGGACAGCCTCGGTCGGGATATCCTCGCGTCGATCGTCCACGCGACGCCGAATATGCTGTTAATGATCCTCGCAGGCGGGATCTTCACAACGGTGATGGCCACGGTCGTTGGAACGACCTCCGGGTATCTCAGAGGGCGCGTAGACCAGTTCATCATGATGGTTACGGACGTCGTGATGACCATCCCCGGCCTTCCGCTCGTGGTGATCCTCGCAGCAGCCCTCTCCCCGGAAAACCCGATCGTTATTGGGGTCATTCTGACGATCAACGCGTGGGCCGGGTTGGCCCGTTCGATTCGATCGCAGGTTCTGGCCGTTCGTGAGAACTCCTACGTCGAAGCGGCGAAGGCGATGGGCATGCCGACCCGGACTGTCATCCGCCGAGAGATCTTGCCGAACATTATGCCGTACGTGTTGGTCAACTTCGTCAACGCATCTCGGAACGTCATCTTCGCCTCGGTCGGGTTGTACTTCATCGGCGTTCTCCCATACGACACGATCGTCAACTGGGGCGTCATGATCGACCTCGCCTACCAGGGTGGTGCGCTACAGACCACCGCCGCCGCTCACTGGCTTCTGGCCCCCTTGATCACGGTCATGTTGCTCTCGTTCGGCCTGATCATGTTCGCGCAAGGGACCGACCGAATGTTCAATCCACGAGTCCGAGCCCGACATTCTTCATCGGGTACTGCTGAGGAACCCGATGAAGAAACGAATTCGACGCCCGCTACAGGAGGTGCCCTCAAATGA
- a CDS encoding ABC transporter permease: MVRYYIKRTVQLLVTIVTVVSLSFFLIRFLPGGPADALRAELLQNNPGMSQAQINRRVEARLNIAPDDPLLVQYTDYLINLSQGDMGTSTTQGAPVTEILASAIPWTIFVMATAVGVAFVIGISAGALMAYKEGSRFDSTATVAAIVTNSVPDYIYGILLLWILGFQLGLFPLGGRYSGAVEPTINLLTPMQTVGFLGDALRHAALLITSVVIFVWGGWALGMRGNSIQILGEDYLRVARLRGLSERRIALRYVGRNAVLPMYTAMLITVGFLFGGSVILEQIFSYPGVGYYMIEGLHRRDYPLMMGVFIVITITVAIGVYIADLTYGWIDPRASADGGSD; the protein is encoded by the coding sequence ATGGTACGATACTACATCAAACGAACGGTTCAACTACTCGTGACAATAGTCACAGTAGTGAGTCTGTCCTTCTTCCTCATCCGGTTTCTGCCCGGGGGCCCAGCGGACGCGTTACGGGCAGAACTCCTGCAGAACAACCCGGGGATGAGCCAGGCACAGATCAATCGCCGCGTCGAGGCTCGTCTCAATATTGCACCGGATGATCCATTACTCGTCCAGTATACCGATTATCTTATTAACCTTTCACAGGGAGATATGGGCACGTCGACGACACAGGGCGCACCAGTCACCGAGATCCTCGCGTCGGCTATCCCATGGACGATTTTCGTCATGGCAACGGCCGTGGGCGTGGCATTCGTGATCGGTATCTCGGCGGGTGCATTGATGGCCTATAAAGAAGGGAGTCGCTTCGACAGCACTGCGACGGTAGCCGCGATCGTTACGAACTCGGTACCCGACTATATTTACGGGATCCTCCTCCTCTGGATCCTGGGATTCCAGCTCGGGCTCTTCCCGCTCGGCGGACGGTATTCTGGCGCGGTCGAGCCAACCATCAATCTGCTGACGCCGATGCAAACGGTGGGATTCCTTGGCGATGCACTGAGGCATGCAGCACTATTGATCACTTCCGTCGTGATATTCGTGTGGGGTGGTTGGGCGCTGGGAATGCGCGGGAACAGCATCCAGATCCTCGGTGAGGACTACCTCCGTGTCGCCCGCCTCCGTGGACTATCCGAGCGTCGAATCGCACTCCGTTACGTCGGACGAAACGCAGTTCTACCGATGTATACGGCGATGCTCATTACGGTCGGATTCCTGTTCGGCGGGTCGGTTATCCTCGAGCAGATTTTCAGCTATCCGGGTGTCGGTTATTACATGATCGAAGGACTACACAGACGTGACTATCCCCTGATGATGGGTGTGTTCATCGTCATTACCATCACCGTCGCGATTGGCGTCTACATCGCTGACCTTACCTACGGGTGGATCGATCCCCGTGCCAGTGCTGATGGAGGGAGTGATTGA